The following are encoded together in the Robertmurraya sp. FSL R5-0851 genome:
- a CDS encoding RNA degradosome polyphosphate kinase codes for MNGERQYNLPSYYNNRELSWLAFNERVLEEALDTSNPLLERLKFLSIFSSNLDEFFMVRVAGLQDQVDAGYNRPENKAGLTPKQQLDEISKLTHKLVNTQCETFTNVLLPELKKESIYLLAITSLEKNQLSFLEDYFEEQIFPVLTPMAIDAYRPFPMLSNKSLNLAVLLEENIESQVSNRLAFVQVPAVLNRFISIPSDEGSSFVLLENVICYFIHKLFKGYKVVSVTPFRITRNADLTIHEEGSRDLLLEIEKVLKKRKWGAAVRLEVSDDHFDNSVVEHLTKELELDDEDVYKIIGPLDHTFLANFSKHLSRKREHLSFEAFIPQKPVDLNFDEDLFSKLLEQDVLLHHPYESFQPVVDFVTEAASDPDVLAIKQTLYRVSGDSPIIKALKNAAENGKQVTVLVELKARFDEENNVHWAKELEKAGCHVIYGMTHLKTHSKITLVVRRRNQTIERFVHLGTGNYNDQTANYYTDLGYLTSKRKFGIDATNFFNFLSGYTEKPKYNHIVVAPYDIRGKFIELIDQEITYHKQYKNGRIIAKMNSLTDKELIMKLYEASSSGVKIDLIIRGICCLKPKIPRVSENIRVISIVGRFLEHSRIYYFYHNGEEQVYLSSADMMTRNMEKRVEILFPIFENHHKDRINHILKLQLSDNVKAREQHQDGKYSYISSNHGNLLNHQVELMKETYQLREDEE; via the coding sequence ATGAATGGTGAAAGGCAATACAATCTACCTTCCTATTATAATAATCGTGAATTAAGTTGGTTAGCTTTTAATGAAAGGGTACTAGAAGAGGCACTTGATACGAGTAATCCACTTCTTGAGAGGCTTAAATTTCTATCGATATTTAGTTCTAATCTTGATGAGTTTTTTATGGTAAGAGTGGCTGGTTTACAGGATCAAGTGGATGCAGGATATAATAGGCCAGAAAATAAGGCAGGATTAACTCCGAAACAACAGCTGGACGAAATTTCTAAGCTTACTCATAAGCTGGTGAACACTCAATGTGAAACCTTTACCAATGTTCTGCTCCCGGAACTTAAAAAGGAATCTATTTACCTTCTTGCCATTACTAGTTTGGAAAAAAATCAACTTTCTTTTTTAGAAGACTATTTTGAAGAACAAATCTTTCCTGTATTAACTCCGATGGCTATTGACGCTTATCGTCCATTCCCGATGCTATCAAACAAAAGTTTAAACCTTGCCGTTTTACTAGAAGAAAACATAGAGAGCCAAGTGAGTAACCGTCTAGCTTTTGTTCAGGTTCCAGCAGTTCTTAATCGTTTTATAAGTATACCTAGTGACGAAGGAAGCTCATTTGTTCTATTAGAAAATGTGATTTGCTACTTTATACATAAGTTGTTTAAAGGATATAAAGTAGTATCAGTTACTCCTTTTCGGATAACGAGAAATGCTGATTTAACAATTCATGAAGAGGGGTCTAGAGACCTGTTATTAGAAATTGAAAAAGTCCTAAAAAAACGGAAGTGGGGAGCGGCTGTTCGTTTAGAAGTGAGTGATGACCATTTTGATAACTCTGTAGTTGAGCATTTAACAAAAGAACTGGAGTTAGATGATGAGGATGTATACAAAATTATTGGTCCTCTCGACCATACATTTTTGGCGAATTTTTCAAAACATTTATCAAGAAAAAGAGAGCATTTGAGCTTTGAAGCTTTTATTCCTCAAAAGCCAGTAGATCTTAATTTTGACGAAGATCTATTTTCAAAGTTACTTGAACAAGATGTTTTATTGCATCACCCATACGAATCGTTTCAACCTGTTGTCGACTTTGTTACCGAAGCCGCCAGTGACCCGGATGTTTTAGCGATTAAACAAACATTGTATCGTGTAAGTGGTGATTCCCCTATTATTAAGGCTCTTAAGAATGCTGCCGAAAATGGAAAGCAGGTGACTGTTCTAGTCGAGTTAAAAGCTAGATTTGATGAGGAAAACAATGTTCATTGGGCAAAAGAACTAGAGAAAGCTGGCTGTCATGTTATATATGGTATGACCCACTTAAAGACGCATAGTAAGATTACATTAGTAGTTAGAAGAAGAAATCAAACGATAGAAAGATTTGTTCATTTAGGGACGGGTAACTACAATGACCAAACAGCCAATTATTATACAGACTTAGGCTATTTAACTTCCAAACGAAAATTTGGTATCGATGCAACCAATTTTTTTAATTTTTTGAGCGGATATACAGAGAAGCCAAAGTATAATCATATCGTGGTTGCACCGTATGATATAAGAGGAAAGTTTATTGAATTAATTGACCAGGAAATCACCTATCATAAGCAATACAAAAATGGACGAATTATAGCCAAGATGAACTCCCTAACTGATAAGGAATTAATCATGAAACTTTATGAAGCGTCGTCTTCTGGAGTGAAAATCGATTTAATTATTCGAGGCATATGCTGCTTAAAACCAAAAATTCCAAGGGTTAGTGAAAATATTCGGGTTATAAGTATTGTTGGTCGCTTTTTGGAGCATAGTCGTATTTATTATTTCTACCATAACGGGGAGGAGCAGGTATATTTGTCCTCTGCCGATATGATGACTAGAAATATGGAGAAACGAGTAGAAATTTTATTTCCAATCTTTGAAAATCATCACAAAGACAGAATCAACCATATATTGAAACTCCAGCTTTCGGACAATGTAAAAGCAAGAGAACAGCATCAAGATGGGAAATACTCTTATATTTCGTCAAACCATGGAAATTTACTAAATCATCAAGTCGAACTAATGAAAGAAACCTATCAATTAAGAGAAGATGAAGAATAA
- the ppx gene encoding exopolyphosphatase has translation MKKWAVIDIGSNTIRLVIYIETINHFYKEVENIKAVARLRKYLNEENVLSNEGVQKCLTILKGFKEIIDFNGINEVKCVATATIRQAVNKSDVLERVKGVLGFDIQILSEEEEAYLGFLAVVNTTAVKDGVTIDIGGGSTEITYYENKKLVQFHSFPFGVVSLKEKFMGGSRMTNDERMALQKMVLEAFESLPWLKNKQIPIVAIGGSARNIAQVHQHLKNYPLAGIHQYGMSPDDLHNILQMMESMEVTEIEKLEGLSKDRADIILPAIEVFDMLCKYVQATRFIFSKRGLREGILYKEKAGGKNPSDFILENSIDHLVRDYGIEEGHSDHVAWLAKQIYFELSNVFGNKTNEYSDRLIEQSARIYYIGQYVDSDVSSQHTFNLLAHQSIDGITHKERLILALIASYKNWALLKQYSTPFIEWFSKGELKDIRIAGSMVKLASALDSSKRMLVKKIKVQKRQDELVFQLSCVGNTFVEQYQAEKQIRHLEKSLKYKIILEFISDR, from the coding sequence ATGAAAAAATGGGCTGTTATCGATATTGGATCGAACACGATACGATTAGTGATTTATATAGAAACCATCAATCATTTCTACAAGGAAGTTGAAAATATTAAGGCTGTTGCAAGGCTAAGAAAGTACTTAAATGAAGAGAATGTTCTCTCCAATGAAGGAGTTCAGAAATGTTTAACGATCTTAAAAGGCTTTAAAGAAATTATTGACTTTAATGGAATAAATGAAGTGAAATGCGTGGCCACGGCAACGATCCGACAGGCAGTGAATAAGTCTGATGTTCTAGAAAGGGTAAAGGGAGTACTAGGTTTTGATATCCAAATTTTAAGTGAAGAGGAAGAAGCTTATCTTGGTTTTTTAGCCGTAGTGAACACAACAGCCGTAAAAGATGGTGTGACCATTGACATTGGTGGGGGAAGCACAGAAATTACGTATTATGAGAATAAGAAGCTTGTTCAATTCCATAGTTTTCCATTTGGTGTCGTGTCTTTAAAGGAAAAATTTATGGGTGGGAGCCGGATGACTAATGATGAAAGGATGGCTCTGCAAAAAATGGTTTTGGAAGCTTTTGAATCATTACCTTGGCTAAAAAACAAACAGATTCCAATTGTCGCCATTGGGGGTAGCGCGAGAAACATCGCTCAAGTCCATCAACATTTAAAAAATTATCCATTAGCAGGAATTCATCAGTATGGTATGAGCCCTGATGATTTACATAATATATTGCAAATGATGGAGAGTATGGAGGTTACTGAGATCGAAAAATTGGAGGGACTTTCAAAAGACAGAGCAGACATTATCCTCCCAGCCATTGAAGTATTCGATATGCTTTGTAAGTATGTTCAAGCAACACGTTTTATTTTTAGTAAAAGAGGTCTAAGAGAAGGAATCCTCTACAAAGAAAAAGCCGGTGGAAAGAATCCATCTGATTTTATTTTAGAAAACAGTATTGATCACCTGGTTAGAGATTATGGGATTGAGGAGGGCCATTCTGATCATGTGGCCTGGTTAGCAAAACAAATTTACTTCGAACTTTCTAATGTTTTCGGGAATAAAACAAATGAATATAGTGATCGTCTAATTGAACAAAGTGCACGTATCTATTATATCGGACAATACGTCGATTCAGATGTTAGTAGCCAGCATACTTTTAACCTCCTAGCTCATCAATCAATTGACGGAATTACACATAAGGAAAGACTGATTCTTGCCTTGATTGCTTCGTATAAAAACTGGGCACTATTAAAGCAATATTCCACACCTTTTATCGAATGGTTTTCAAAAGGAGAATTAAAGGATATTCGCATAGCTGGTTCAATGGTGAAGCTTGCTTCTGCATTGGACTCATCCAAACGTATGCTGGTGAAGAAAATAAAAGTACAAAAAAGGCAGGATGAGCTCGTTTTTCAACTATCTTGTGTGGGTAATACATTTGTTGAACAGTATCAAGCGGAAAAGCAGATTCGTCATTTAGAGAAGTCTTTAAAATATAAAATTATTCTTGAATTCATATCAGATAGATAA